From Camelina sativa cultivar DH55 chromosome 20, Cs, whole genome shotgun sequence, the proteins below share one genomic window:
- the LOC104771839 gene encoding nudix hydrolase 11-like yields MKHSSTVKVSVSNMSSSTTTDSAELQNLIQRFQNNNKPHLLPHMAAKSSAVLVCLYQEQREDKDELRVILTKRSSTLSSHPGEVALPGGKRDEEDSNDIATALREAREEIDLDPSLVTIISVLEPFVNKKGMSVVPVIGFLLDKKAFRPLPNPAEVDEIFDVPLEMFLQDKNRRAEEREYEGHKYLLQYFDYYSEDKEISFIIWALTAGILIRVASIVYQRLPEFQERKPRFWNQPN; encoded by the exons atgaaacatAGTTCAACTGTTAAAGTCTCTGTTTCAAATAtgtcttcttcaacaacaacagatTCTGCAGAGTTGCAAAATCTGATCCAACGGtttcaaaataacaacaaaCCTCATCTTCTCCCTCATATGGCTGCAAAATCTTCAGCTGTCTTAGTTTGTCTATACCAAGAacaaagagaagacaaagacgAGCTACGCGTAATCTTAACCAAACGCTCCTCTACTCTCTCTTCTCATCCAG ggGAAGTAGCATTGCCTGGAGGAaaaagagacgaagaagattcAAATGATATAGCTACTGCGTTGAGAGAAGCTCGTGAAGAAATCGATCTAGATCCTTCTCTTGTTACAATCATTTCTGTTCTTGAACCATTTGTTAACAAG AAGGGAATGTCTGTTGTACCAGTTATCGGATTTCTACTCGATAAGAAAGCGTTTAGACCATTACCAAATCCAGCTGAAGTAGACGAAATCTTTGATGTTCCTTTAGAGATGTTCCTTCAG GACAAGAACAGACGAGCAGAGGAACGAGAGTATGAAGGACATAAATATCTTCTTCAGTACTTTGATTACTATTCCGAAGATAAAGAGATAAGCTTTATCATATGGGCACTCACTGCTGGTATTCTCATCAGAGTTGCCTCCATTGTTTATCAGAGATTACCAGAGTTTCAAGAACGGAAGCCAAGATTCTGGAATCAGCCCAATtga